One Streptomyces sp. NBC_00554 DNA segment encodes these proteins:
- a CDS encoding 2-oxoacid:acceptor oxidoreductase subunit alpha, which translates to MTSQVSSAAEQADGAVVGEQRKPAGAKELRRLDRVIIRFAGDSGDGMQLTGDRFTSETASFGNDLSTLPNFPAEIRAPAGTLPGVSSFQLHFADHDILTPGDAPNVLVAMNPAALKANIADVPRGAEIIVNTDEFTKRAMSKVGYPTNPLEDGSLDGYSVHPVPLTTMTVEALKEFDLSRKEAERSKNMFALGLLSWMYHRPTEGTEKFLKTKFAKKPEIAAANIAAFRAGWNFGETTEDFAVSYEVAPASHTFPTGTYRNISGNLALSYGLIAASQQADLPLYLGSYPITPASDILHELSKHKNFGVRTFQAEDEIAGIGAALGAAFGGSLGVTTTSGPGVALKSETIGLAVSLELPLLVIDIQRGGPSTGLPTKTEQADLLQAMFGRNGEAPVPIVAPRTPADCFDAAIEAARIAVTYRTPVFLLSDGYLANGSEPWRVPDTDQLPDLRVQFAQGPNHTLDDGTEVFWPYKRDPQTLARPWAIPGTPGLEHRIGGIEKQDGTGNISYDPANHDFMVRTRQAKVDGIDVPDVEVDDLSGTANTLVLGWGSTYGPITAAVRRLRAAGDSIAQAHLRHLNPFPRNLGAVLKRYDKVVIPEMNLGQLATLIRAKYLVDAHSYNQVNGMPFKAEQLATALKEAIDG; encoded by the coding sequence GTGACCAGCCAGGTCAGTAGCGCAGCGGAACAGGCCGACGGAGCCGTCGTAGGAGAACAGCGCAAACCGGCAGGGGCGAAAGAGCTCCGCCGGCTGGACCGGGTGATCATCCGGTTCGCGGGTGACTCGGGTGACGGTATGCAGCTCACCGGTGACCGCTTCACCTCCGAGACGGCGTCCTTCGGCAACGACCTCTCGACCCTTCCGAACTTCCCCGCCGAAATCCGAGCGCCCGCAGGCACCCTGCCGGGCGTTTCGTCTTTCCAGCTGCACTTCGCGGACCACGACATCCTCACCCCCGGCGACGCGCCCAACGTCCTCGTCGCCATGAACCCCGCCGCCCTGAAGGCGAACATCGCCGACGTACCGCGTGGCGCGGAGATCATCGTCAACACCGACGAGTTCACCAAACGGGCGATGTCGAAGGTCGGTTACCCGACGAACCCCCTTGAGGACGGCTCCCTGGACGGCTACAGCGTCCACCCCGTCCCGCTCACCACGATGACCGTCGAGGCGCTCAAGGAGTTCGACCTCTCCCGCAAGGAGGCCGAGCGCAGCAAGAACATGTTCGCCCTCGGACTGCTCTCCTGGATGTACCACCGGCCCACCGAGGGCACCGAGAAGTTCCTGAAGACCAAGTTCGCGAAGAAGCCGGAGATCGCCGCCGCCAACATCGCGGCGTTCAGGGCCGGTTGGAACTTCGGCGAGACCACGGAGGACTTCGCGGTCTCCTACGAGGTCGCCCCCGCCTCCCACACCTTCCCGACCGGCACCTACCGCAACATCTCCGGGAACCTGGCCCTGTCGTACGGCCTGATCGCCGCCTCCCAGCAGGCGGACCTGCCGCTCTACCTCGGCTCGTACCCGATCACCCCGGCCTCCGACATCCTGCACGAGCTGTCCAAGCACAAGAACTTCGGCGTCCGCACCTTCCAGGCCGAGGACGAGATCGCCGGCATCGGCGCCGCGCTGGGCGCCGCCTTCGGCGGCTCGCTGGGCGTCACCACCACCTCCGGCCCCGGTGTCGCCCTCAAGTCCGAGACCATCGGCCTCGCCGTCTCCCTCGAACTGCCCCTGCTGGTCATCGACATCCAGCGCGGCGGCCCTTCGACCGGTCTGCCGACGAAGACGGAACAGGCCGATCTGCTGCAGGCCATGTTCGGCCGCAACGGCGAGGCCCCGGTCCCGATCGTCGCCCCCCGGACCCCCGCCGACTGCTTCGACGCCGCGATCGAGGCCGCCCGCATCGCCGTCACCTATCGCACCCCGGTGTTCCTGCTGAGCGACGGCTATCTGGCCAACGGCAGCGAACCGTGGCGGGTCCCGGACACCGACCAACTCCCCGACCTGCGTGTGCAGTTCGCCCAGGGGCCCAACCACACCCTGGACGACGGCACCGAAGTCTTCTGGCCCTACAAGCGCGACCCCCAGACCCTCGCCCGCCCGTGGGCGATCCCGGGAACGCCGGGTCTGGAGCACCGCATCGGCGGCATCGAGAAGCAGGACGGCACGGGCAACATCTCCTACGACCCCGCCAACCACGACTTCATGGTCCGCACCCGCCAGGCCAAGGTCGACGGTATCGACGTACCGGACGTGGAAGTCGACGACCTGTCCGGCACGGCCAACACCCTTGTCCTGGGCTGGGGTTCGACCTACGGACCGATCACGGCGGCGGTACGGCGGCTGCGCGCGGCCGGGGACTCCATCGCGCAGGCCCACTTGCGGCACCTGAACCCGTTCCCGCGGAATCTGGGCGCGGTGTTGAAGCGTTACGACAAGGTGGTGATCCCCGAGATGAACCTCGGCCAGCTCGCCACACTCATCCGGGCGAAGTACCTGGTGGACGCCCACTCGTACAACCAGGTGAACGGCATGCCGTTCAAGGCTGAGCAGCTCGCCACGGCTCTCAAGGAGGCCATCGATGGCTGA
- a CDS encoding 2-oxoacid:ferredoxin oxidoreductase subunit beta, which yields MAETTTEGTGSIEALSLVPKAEARQSMKDFKSDQEVRWCPGCGDYAVLAAVQGFMPELGLAKENIVFVSGIGCSSRFPYYMNTYGMHSIHGRAPAIATGLASSRRDLSVWVVTGDGDALSIGGNHLIHALRRNVNLKILLFNNRIYGLTKGQYSPTSEVGKITKSTPMGSLDAPFNPVSLAIGAEASFVARTVDSDRKHLTEVLRQAAAHPGTALVEIYQNCNIFNDGAFEVLKDRQQAEEAVIRLEHGQPIRFGADGNRGVVRDERTGDLKAVTVTPENEAQILVHDAHSASPTTAFALSRLADPDTLHHTPIGVFRSVDRPVYDTQMSDQLDSAIEQNGKGDLAALLAGGDTWTVVG from the coding sequence ATGGCTGAGACGACCACGGAAGGCACGGGCTCGATCGAGGCGCTTTCTCTCGTCCCCAAGGCCGAGGCCAGGCAGTCCATGAAGGACTTCAAGTCCGATCAGGAAGTGCGCTGGTGCCCCGGCTGCGGTGACTACGCGGTCCTCGCCGCGGTGCAGGGCTTCATGCCCGAACTGGGCCTGGCGAAGGAGAACATCGTCTTCGTCTCGGGCATCGGCTGTTCGTCCCGCTTCCCGTACTACATGAACACGTACGGGATGCACTCCATCCACGGCCGGGCCCCCGCCATCGCCACCGGACTCGCCTCCAGCCGACGGGACTTGAGCGTGTGGGTGGTGACCGGTGACGGCGACGCGCTGTCCATCGGCGGCAACCACCTCATCCACGCCCTGCGCCGCAATGTGAACCTGAAGATCCTGCTCTTCAACAACCGGATCTACGGCCTGACCAAGGGCCAGTACTCGCCCACCTCCGAGGTCGGCAAGATCACCAAGTCGACGCCGATGGGCTCCCTGGACGCGCCCTTCAACCCGGTGTCCCTGGCGATCGGCGCGGAGGCCTCCTTCGTGGCCCGCACGGTCGACTCCGACCGCAAGCACCTCACCGAGGTGCTGCGCCAGGCCGCCGCCCACCCCGGCACCGCGCTCGTCGAGATCTACCAGAACTGCAACATCTTCAACGACGGCGCCTTCGAGGTACTGAAGGACAGGCAGCAGGCCGAGGAGGCGGTGATCCGGCTGGAGCACGGGCAGCCCATCCGCTTCGGCGCCGACGGCAACCGCGGTGTCGTACGCGATGAGCGGACCGGCGACCTCAAGGCCGTCACCGTCACCCCGGAGAACGAGGCGCAGATCCTGGTCCACGACGCGCACTCCGCGTCCCCGACCACCGCGTTCGCGCTCTCGCGGCTCGCCGACCCGGACACCCTGCACCACACCCCCATCGGCGTGTTCCGTTCCGTGGACCGGCCGGTCTACGACACCCAGATGTCGGACCAGCTCGACTCGGCCATCGAGCAGAACGGCAAGGGCGACCTCGCGGCGCTGCTCGCGGGCGGCGACACCTGGACGGTCGTCGGCTAG
- a CDS encoding helix-turn-helix domain-containing protein — protein MSVSIWSLEGEAMCPHRLVLEHVTSRWGVLVLIELNERSYRFSELRRAIGRVSEKMLTQTLQTLERDGLVHRDAKPVIPPRVDYSLTDLGREAAQLVSALGTWTNERMDDVLKARETYDRART, from the coding sequence ATGTCCGTAAGTATCTGGAGCCTCGAGGGCGAGGCCATGTGCCCGCACCGCCTCGTCCTGGAGCACGTCACCAGTCGCTGGGGCGTCCTCGTTCTGATCGAGCTGAACGAACGCTCGTACCGCTTCAGCGAGCTGCGTCGCGCGATCGGCCGGGTCAGCGAGAAGATGCTGACCCAGACCCTCCAGACCCTGGAGCGTGACGGTCTCGTCCATCGCGACGCCAAGCCGGTGATCCCGCCCCGGGTCGACTACTCCCTCACCGATCTGGGACGCGAGGCCGCCCAGCTGGTGAGCGCGCTGGGGACCTGGACGAACGAGCGGATGGACGACGTGCTGAAGGCGCGCGAGACGTACGACAGGGCCCGCACCTGA
- a CDS encoding NAD(P)H-binding protein, whose translation MSIVVTGATGNLGRHVIEGLLEKVPADQITAVVRDTEKAAGFAARGVRIAVADYNTPETFEGVISAGDTVLLISGNEFHLGRVGQHQVVLDAAKTAGAALLAYTSAPGSLTAALADDHRATEEAILASGLPYSLLRNGWYNENYTENLAPVLEHGAVVQAAGEGRIAAATRADYAAAAVAVLTGEGHENTTYELSGDTTFGFAEYAAEVAKQSGKEIAYSAVPAEVYTGILTGAGLPEALAAILAGVDGSIAKGELAVTTGDLSRLTGRPTTPIAESIAAALKG comes from the coding sequence ATGAGCATCGTCGTCACCGGAGCCACCGGAAACCTCGGCCGCCACGTCATCGAGGGCCTGCTGGAGAAGGTCCCGGCCGACCAGATCACCGCCGTCGTCCGCGACACGGAGAAGGCCGCCGGTTTCGCGGCCCGCGGCGTGCGGATCGCGGTAGCCGACTACAACACCCCCGAGACCTTCGAGGGCGTCATCTCCGCCGGTGACACGGTGCTGCTGATCTCCGGCAACGAGTTCCACCTCGGCCGCGTGGGCCAGCACCAGGTGGTCCTCGACGCCGCCAAGACCGCCGGGGCCGCGCTCCTCGCGTACACCAGCGCTCCCGGCAGCCTCACGGCCGCCCTGGCCGACGACCACCGGGCCACCGAGGAGGCGATCCTCGCGTCGGGTCTGCCGTACTCCCTGCTGCGCAACGGCTGGTACAACGAGAACTACACCGAGAACCTCGCCCCCGTCCTGGAGCACGGCGCCGTCGTCCAGGCCGCCGGCGAGGGCCGGATCGCCGCCGCCACGCGCGCCGACTACGCGGCCGCCGCCGTGGCGGTGCTGACCGGCGAGGGCCATGAGAACACGACGTACGAGCTGAGCGGCGACACCACGTTCGGCTTCGCCGAGTACGCCGCCGAAGTGGCGAAGCAGTCCGGCAAGGAGATCGCCTACAGCGCCGTTCCCGCCGAGGTCTACACCGGCATCCTCACCGGCGCCGGGCTGCCCGAGGCCCTCGCCGCGATCCTGGCGGGTGTCGACGGGTCCATCGCGAAGGGCGAGCTGGCGGTCACGACCGGCGACCTGTCCCGGCTGACCGGCCGCCCGACCACGCCGATCGCCGAGTCCATCGCGGCGGCACTGAAGGGCTGA
- the rarD gene encoding EamA family transporter RarD → MWGLVPLFWPLLQPAGAVEILAHRMVWSLAFVGIALVVMRRWAWAGELIRQPRKLGLITVAAAVITVNWGVYIWAVNSGHVVEASLGYFINPLVTIAMGVLILKERMRPLQWTAVGVAFAAVVVLTLGYGSPPWISLILAFSFATYGLVKKKVNIGGIESLAAETAIQFLPALGFLLWLGSSGKATFGTEGVGHMALLAATGVVTALPLVCFGAAAIRVPLSTLGLLQYLAPVFQFLLGILYFHEAMPPERWAGFALVWLALSLLTFDALRTARRAARTLRAETSAPRTTIATGTVSAARKADSIASGSLAAEPDPVDAKP, encoded by the coding sequence ATGTGGGGGCTCGTCCCCCTGTTCTGGCCACTCCTGCAGCCCGCCGGGGCGGTCGAGATCCTCGCCCACCGGATGGTGTGGTCGCTGGCCTTCGTCGGGATCGCGCTCGTCGTGATGCGGCGCTGGGCCTGGGCCGGTGAGCTGATACGACAGCCGCGCAAGCTCGGACTGATCACGGTGGCCGCGGCCGTCATCACCGTGAACTGGGGCGTCTACATCTGGGCTGTGAACTCGGGTCACGTGGTCGAGGCCTCGCTGGGCTACTTCATCAACCCGCTGGTCACCATCGCGATGGGCGTGCTGATCCTCAAGGAGCGGATGCGCCCCCTCCAGTGGACCGCGGTCGGCGTCGCCTTCGCAGCGGTGGTCGTGCTCACCCTCGGATACGGCAGCCCGCCGTGGATCTCCCTCATCCTCGCCTTCTCCTTCGCCACCTACGGGCTGGTGAAGAAGAAGGTCAACATCGGCGGCATCGAGTCGCTCGCCGCCGAGACGGCCATCCAGTTCCTGCCCGCCCTGGGCTTTCTGCTGTGGCTGGGGTCGTCCGGCAAGGCGACCTTCGGCACGGAGGGCGTGGGCCACATGGCGCTCCTAGCCGCGACGGGCGTGGTGACCGCGCTTCCGCTCGTCTGCTTCGGCGCGGCCGCGATCAGGGTCCCGCTGTCCACGCTGGGACTCCTCCAATACCTCGCCCCGGTCTTCCAGTTCCTCCTGGGCATCCTCTACTTCCACGAAGCCATGCCGCCCGAGCGCTGGGCCGGGTTCGCACTGGTCTGGCTCGCGCTGTCGCTACTCACCTTCGACGCGCTGCGCACCGCCCGCCGAGCGGCTCGCACGCTCAGGGCCGAGACCAGCGCGCCCAGGACCACCATCGCCACCGGCACCGTCAGCGCCGCCCGGAAGGCGGACAGCATCGCATCCGGATCATTGGCGGCAGAACCCGATCCCGTCGACGCCAAGCCGTAG
- a CDS encoding winged helix-turn-helix transcriptional regulator: protein MEEGTSKSLSNCESTVDYGDADPFQWDTREDCEVRQILDRIADKWSLLVIALLEQRVLRFTELRREIDGVSQRMLTVTLRQLERDGLVKRTVHAVVPPRVEYELTPLGGTLHATIQSLVTWTEVHRGEIASARVAYDSRGAAVGGG from the coding sequence ATGGAAGAAGGCACTTCAAAGTCACTGAGTAACTGCGAAAGTACCGTCGACTACGGGGATGCGGACCCCTTCCAGTGGGACACCCGGGAGGACTGCGAGGTGCGGCAGATCCTCGACCGGATCGCCGACAAGTGGTCCCTGCTTGTGATCGCTCTGCTCGAGCAACGCGTGCTCCGGTTCACGGAGTTGCGGCGGGAGATCGACGGGGTCAGTCAGCGGATGCTCACGGTTACCTTGCGGCAGCTTGAGCGGGACGGGCTGGTGAAGCGGACGGTTCATGCGGTGGTGCCGCCTCGGGTGGAGTACGAACTCACGCCGTTGGGTGGGACGTTGCATGCGACCATCCAGTCGCTGGTGACGTGGACGGAGGTCCATCGGGGGGAGATTGCTTCGGCTCGGGTGGCTTATGACTCGCGGGGGGCCGCGGTGGGGGGTGGGTGA
- a CDS encoding ABATE domain-containing protein has translation MTLVSHGGKAFRFDPGALCLELLTTGGPGEFARYEVLHEPSDLARWADRSRLSPGLELSITQRELERTRSVRDALFLLTADRAHGRPPNPRDLAVVNAAAAEPPLAARIEPDGTRAWAPGATGTQLLSTVARDAVDLFTGPHADRIRECGSHNCYLLFVDTSRPGRRRWCAMEHCGNLNKVRAHRARSSTPDA, from the coding sequence ATGACCCTCGTGTCGCACGGCGGAAAGGCCTTCCGCTTCGACCCGGGAGCGCTCTGCCTGGAGCTGCTGACGACCGGCGGTCCGGGCGAGTTCGCCCGCTACGAGGTGCTGCACGAGCCGTCCGACCTGGCGCGCTGGGCGGACCGCAGCCGCCTGTCACCCGGACTCGAACTGTCCATAACCCAGCGGGAGTTGGAGCGCACACGGTCGGTTCGTGACGCCCTGTTCCTGCTGACGGCCGACCGCGCGCACGGCCGCCCCCCGAACCCCCGCGACCTGGCCGTCGTCAACGCGGCCGCGGCCGAACCCCCGCTCGCCGCCCGCATCGAGCCGGACGGCACCCGCGCCTGGGCCCCCGGAGCCACGGGCACGCAGCTTCTCTCCACGGTCGCGCGCGACGCGGTGGACCTCTTCACCGGCCCGCACGCCGACCGCATTCGCGAATGCGGATCCCACAACTGCTACCTGCTCTTCGTGGACACATCCCGCCCCGGCCGCCGCCGCTGGTGCGCCATGGAACACTGCGGCAACCTCAACAAGGTCCGCGCACACCGGGCTCGCTCCAGCACGCCGGACGCTTGA
- a CDS encoding VOC family protein, which yields MTHATLHWKLVIDSADPHSQADFWAAALGYEVEDNSALVEQLLGAGAVPAELTVESHGRRAFRDLIAVRHPDDPYEEASGTGLGRRLLFQRVPEPKTVKNRLHLDLHAGAERREAEVARLEGLGASVLRQVKEPGGEWVVMTDPEGNEFCVQ from the coding sequence ATGACACACGCGACCCTGCACTGGAAGCTCGTCATCGACTCTGCCGACCCGCACTCCCAGGCCGACTTCTGGGCCGCCGCGCTCGGCTACGAGGTCGAGGACAACAGCGCGCTCGTCGAACAACTGCTGGGCGCCGGTGCCGTACCGGCCGAGCTCACCGTCGAGTCCCACGGCCGCCGGGCCTTCCGGGACCTGATCGCCGTACGGCATCCGGACGATCCGTACGAGGAGGCGAGCGGGACCGGGCTCGGGCGGCGGCTGCTCTTCCAGCGGGTGCCGGAGCCGAAGACGGTCAAGAACCGGCTGCATCTGGACCTGCACGCGGGGGCGGAGCGGCGCGAGGCGGAGGTCGCGCGGCTGGAGGGGCTCGGCGCGAGTGTGCTGCGGCAGGTGAAGGAGCCCGGGGGTGAGTGGGTGGTGATGACCGACCCTGAGGGGAACGAGTTCTGCGTTCAGTAG
- a CDS encoding M28 family metallopeptidase: MKLSIPGRAGTAAMVTAVTLLTTGAITGAAPASPLAVAAPDLPVANVKAHLAQLQSIATANGGNRAHGRTGYKASLDYAKAKLDAAGFTTTVQQFTSGGRTGYNLIADWPGGDTNQVVMSGSHLDSVTAGAGINDNGSGSAAVLEAALTVSRTQYQPTKHLRFAWWGAEELGMVGSRYYVNSLTTANRSKISGYLNFDMIGSPNPGYFVYDDDPAIEKTFQNYFAGIGIATEIETEGDGRSDHAPFKNAGIPVGGLFSGADYIKTAAQAAKWGGTSGRAFDACYHSSCDTTSNINDTALDRNGDALAYAVWELSS, encoded by the coding sequence ATGAAGCTCTCCATTCCCGGGCGTGCAGGTACGGCTGCCATGGTCACCGCCGTCACGCTCCTCACCACCGGCGCGATAACCGGCGCGGCACCCGCATCCCCGCTCGCGGTTGCCGCGCCCGATCTCCCCGTGGCCAACGTCAAGGCCCATCTCGCACAGCTCCAGTCCATCGCCACCGCCAACGGCGGCAACCGCGCCCACGGCCGCACCGGCTACAAGGCGTCCCTCGACTACGCGAAGGCCAAGCTGGACGCGGCCGGATTCACCACGACCGTCCAGCAGTTCACGTCTGGCGGACGCACCGGCTACAACCTGATCGCCGACTGGCCCGGCGGCGACACCAATCAGGTCGTCATGTCGGGGTCCCACCTCGACAGCGTGACGGCGGGGGCCGGCATCAACGACAACGGGTCCGGATCGGCCGCGGTCCTCGAGGCCGCGCTCACCGTCTCCCGTACGCAGTACCAGCCCACCAAGCATCTGCGGTTCGCCTGGTGGGGTGCGGAGGAACTGGGCATGGTCGGTTCGCGGTACTACGTGAACAGCCTGACCACCGCGAACCGTTCGAAGATCAGCGGCTATCTCAACTTCGACATGATCGGCTCGCCGAACCCCGGCTACTTCGTCTACGACGACGACCCCGCCATCGAGAAGACCTTCCAGAACTACTTCGCGGGCATCGGCATCGCGACGGAGATCGAGACCGAGGGCGACGGCCGCTCCGACCACGCCCCCTTCAAGAACGCGGGCATCCCCGTCGGCGGCCTCTTCAGCGGCGCGGACTACATCAAGACGGCGGCCCAGGCTGCGAAGTGGGGCGGTACGTCGGGCAGAGCCTTCGACGCCTGCTACCACTCCTCGTGCGACACGACGTCGAACATCAACGACACGGCGCTGGACCGGAACGGGGACGCACTGGCCTACGCGGTGTGGGAGCTGTCCTCATAG
- a CDS encoding tetratricopeptide repeat protein, whose amino-acid sequence MSRLSREQKRELKRRRAEQDAVAGEHPAAGVTPIEVRVPAPAGGAAPVGGAVPVGGEATVGGMPVVAAPGETVQDAVLNHLHRIALSIGQPVLASIHDERTGFVVPIQVYVDGSSHHMGEPQRFEPQQQPPEPRQMQQAPQNEQPPVRPRPSLPVTPTAPPAEPVWPPPAEPVWPPAATGPEPRDASYGVAAPPTGVFGPAPGQAPARETAMSLMRLGLEPDPEPDPKPTPPRGFDAVAESVLAPVSEAPGEAAFLAEPLTRINEAVKEGRIEEAAGMAERAVAEAAQALGPEHPEVLRLRELSAYIAYLAGDAVRSFHLSLDLARVLRRHRDLDAAYGNVQSAATAWRAVRDPLQGLNLGRDLIEVWTELVAGEGPAADDIEQLEKARTRMGRLTERARDH is encoded by the coding sequence ATGTCTCGACTCAGCCGCGAACAGAAGCGGGAACTCAAGCGGCGGCGCGCCGAGCAGGATGCCGTCGCCGGGGAGCACCCGGCCGCCGGGGTGACGCCGATCGAGGTACGGGTGCCGGCCCCGGCGGGAGGCGCCGCTCCGGTCGGGGGAGCCGTCCCGGTCGGCGGCGAGGCCACGGTCGGCGGCATGCCGGTCGTCGCCGCCCCCGGCGAGACGGTTCAGGACGCCGTCCTCAACCACCTCCACCGCATCGCCCTCTCCATCGGCCAACCCGTCCTCGCCTCGATCCACGACGAACGCACCGGCTTCGTCGTACCCATTCAGGTGTACGTGGACGGGTCGAGCCACCACATGGGGGAGCCGCAACGGTTCGAGCCGCAGCAGCAGCCGCCCGAGCCCCGGCAGATGCAACAGGCGCCACAGAATGAACAACCGCCGGTGAGGCCGAGGCCCTCGCTGCCCGTGACGCCCACCGCCCCGCCGGCCGAACCGGTGTGGCCCCCGCCGGCCGAACCCGTGTGGCCCCCCGCAGCCACCGGCCCCGAGCCGAGGGACGCCTCGTACGGTGTGGCCGCACCCCCGACGGGTGTGTTCGGCCCGGCACCGGGCCAGGCTCCCGCTCGGGAGACCGCCATGTCCCTGATGCGCCTGGGTCTGGAGCCGGACCCCGAGCCGGATCCGAAGCCCACACCTCCGCGGGGCTTCGACGCCGTCGCCGAATCGGTACTGGCGCCGGTGTCGGAAGCACCGGGCGAGGCGGCCTTTCTCGCGGAACCCCTGACGCGGATCAACGAGGCCGTGAAGGAGGGCAGGATCGAAGAGGCCGCGGGCATGGCGGAGCGGGCCGTTGCAGAGGCGGCGCAGGCGCTGGGCCCGGAGCACCCCGAGGTGCTCCGGCTGCGCGAACTGTCCGCGTACATCGCCTACTTGGCCGGCGACGCGGTCCGGTCCTTCCACCTGTCGCTCGACCTGGCCAGGGTCCTCCGCCGGCACCGGGACCTGGACGCCGCGTACGGCAACGTACAGAGCGCGGCCACGGCCTGGCGCGCCGTCCGCGACCCCTTGCAGGGGCTGAACCTCGGGCGCGATCTGATCGAGGTGTGGACCGAGCTCGTGGCGGGCGAAGGCCCCGCCGCCGACGACATCGAACAACTCGAAAAGGCCCGCACCCGCATGGGCCGCCTGACCGAACGGGCCCGCGACCACTGA
- a CDS encoding flavodoxin family protein: MTRQFLFLLGSSRSDSNTEMLARKAAEQLPSEVGQRWLRLAEHPLPDFPDLRHDSDHVRPTEGNTGLLFDATLAATDIVIASPLYWYSVSSLTKRYLDYWSGWLRTPGVDFKATLAGRNLWGVTVLAHEEQEVADPLVGTLNHSAAYMGMRFGGVLLGNGSKPGDVLNDTEALARAKTFFAQQPPLARFPYES, translated from the coding sequence ATGACCCGCCAGTTCCTGTTCCTGCTCGGCAGCAGCCGCTCGGACAGCAACACCGAGATGCTGGCCCGCAAGGCCGCCGAGCAGTTGCCCTCGGAGGTCGGGCAGCGCTGGCTGCGCCTCGCCGAGCATCCGCTGCCGGACTTCCCGGACCTGCGCCACGACAGCGACCATGTCCGGCCGACCGAGGGCAACACGGGCCTGCTCTTCGACGCGACGCTCGCCGCGACGGACATCGTCATCGCGTCGCCGCTGTACTGGTACTCGGTCTCCTCCCTCACCAAGCGCTACCTCGACTACTGGTCGGGCTGGCTGCGCACCCCCGGCGTCGACTTCAAGGCCACGCTGGCGGGGCGCAACCTGTGGGGCGTCACCGTGCTGGCGCACGAGGAGCAGGAGGTCGCCGATCCGCTGGTCGGCACCCTGAACCACTCGGCCGCGTACATGGGCATGCGCTTCGGTGGCGTCCTGCTCGGCAACGGCAGCAAGCCCGGTGACGTACTCAATGACACCGAGGCCCTGGCCCGCGCGAAGACGTTCTTCGCGCAGCAGCCGCCGCTCGCGCGGTTCCCGTACGAGAGCTGA
- a CDS encoding ABC transporter permease, whose protein sequence is MSRAEVVDVGVRTPRTPSPLWTFGLFRSELVTTFRRWRTIALLGVLAAVPVLIGIAIKIETGDGSGGGEGGGGGPAFISQITNNGLFLVFTALAATLPFFLPMAIGVIAGDAIAGEANAGTLRYLLVAPAGRTRLLLTKYATTMTFCLVATLVVATSALAMGALLFPLGELTTISGTRISFAEGLGRALLIALVVAASLIGVAALGLFISTLTGSGIAAMATTVGLLITIQILDQIPQLHALQPYFFSHYWLSFADLMRDPVYWDDLVRNLGLQALYAAVFGSAAWARFTTKDITA, encoded by the coding sequence ATGTCGCGGGCTGAGGTCGTAGACGTAGGTGTGCGGACGCCACGTACGCCAAGCCCGCTGTGGACGTTCGGACTGTTCCGCAGCGAGCTGGTCACCACCTTCCGGCGGTGGCGGACCATCGCGCTGCTCGGCGTGCTCGCGGCGGTGCCCGTCCTCATCGGTATCGCCATCAAGATCGAGACGGGCGACGGATCCGGGGGCGGCGAAGGCGGCGGCGGTGGGCCGGCGTTCATCTCGCAGATCACCAACAACGGCCTGTTCCTGGTGTTCACGGCGCTCGCCGCGACGCTCCCCTTCTTCCTGCCGATGGCGATCGGCGTCATCGCGGGCGACGCGATCGCGGGCGAGGCGAACGCGGGAACCCTGCGCTACCTCCTGGTCGCACCCGCGGGCCGAACCCGCCTCCTCCTCACCAAGTACGCGACCACCATGACGTTCTGCCTGGTCGCGACCCTCGTAGTGGCGACCTCGGCGCTCGCGATGGGCGCGCTGCTGTTCCCACTCGGCGAGCTGACGACGATCTCCGGGACCCGGATCAGCTTCGCGGAGGGACTTGGCAGAGCCCTGCTCATCGCGCTGGTCGTCGCCGCGTCACTGATCGGCGTCGCGGCGCTCGGCCTGTTCATCTCGACGCTGACCGGCAGTGGCATCGCGGCGATGGCGACGACCGTCGGACTCCTCATCACCATCCAGATCCTCGACCAGATCCCCCAACTCCACGCGCTCCAGCCGTACTTCTTCTCCCACTACTGGCTGTCCTTCGCCGACCTCATGCGCGACCCGGTGTACTGGGACGACCTGGTCCGCAACCTCGGCCTGCAGGCCCTGTACGCGGCGGTGTTCGGGTCGGCGGCCTGGGCGCGGTTCACGACGAAGGACATCACGGCCTGA